A part of Mycobacteriales bacterium genomic DNA contains:
- a CDS encoding flagellar biosynthetic protein FliO, translated as MDVVGALARVLLVFGLLAVVLVVLKRTGGVGAKRAGAMQVVASARLAKGAALTVVRLDGREYVLGVTEHTVTLLQDQTGERVEPVTLPVAATAPATGATPASPATPPAPPTLPAFLKNLWASRGGRVLDATELSKAAVTAALAHATGRPTPVVPLAVPPRTAPAVPVADGTATPDLPRPRTARTDALLDEEHPWSRACAPAFRAAERASAVR; from the coding sequence GTGGACGTCGTCGGTGCGCTCGCGCGTGTGCTGCTCGTCTTCGGGCTGCTCGCCGTCGTCCTGGTCGTGCTCAAGCGCACCGGGGGCGTGGGGGCGAAGCGGGCCGGCGCGATGCAGGTCGTGGCCTCGGCCCGGCTGGCCAAGGGCGCCGCTCTCACCGTCGTGCGACTGGACGGACGCGAGTACGTCCTCGGAGTCACCGAGCACACGGTCACCCTGCTGCAGGACCAGACCGGCGAGCGGGTCGAGCCGGTGACGCTCCCCGTCGCAGCCACAGCGCCCGCCACCGGTGCGACCCCCGCCTCCCCAGCCACGCCACCGGCACCACCGACGCTGCCGGCCTTCCTCAAGAACCTCTGGGCCTCGCGCGGTGGCCGGGTCCTCGACGCCACCGAGCTGTCGAAGGCGGCCGTCACGGCCGCGCTCGCCCATGCGACCGGCCGACCCACCCCCGTCGTACCCCTGGCAGTGCCCCCCCGGACGGCCCCCGCCGTCCCCGTCGCGGACGGAACCGCGACGCCCGACCTCCCGCGGCCCCGCACCGCGCGCACGGACGCCCTGCTCGACGAGGAGCACCCGTGGTCACGCGCGTGCGCGCCCGCCTTCCGCGCTGCGGAGAGGGCGTCCGCCGTGCGCTGA
- the fliN gene encoding flagellar motor switch protein FliN, producing MSLPDDFADAFAGVPESLPQAATVTATLDEPVTDVTTASDPVTATTAVVAGIPAPRSGPVMGPTATDLPDLERPDLPDLGEGLPSTGDARDLRLLAEVQVELAVELGRVKLPLRDLLSLGPGAVLELDRAADAPVDVLVNGCLVARGEVVVIDGQFGVRVTAVVER from the coding sequence ATGTCGCTGCCCGACGACTTCGCCGACGCCTTCGCCGGCGTCCCCGAGTCGCTGCCGCAGGCTGCGACCGTGACGGCCACGCTCGACGAGCCCGTCACCGACGTCACGACCGCGAGCGACCCCGTCACGGCGACCACCGCCGTGGTCGCGGGCATCCCGGCACCGCGCAGCGGCCCGGTCATGGGGCCGACCGCGACGGACCTGCCCGACCTCGAGCGACCCGACCTCCCCGACCTCGGGGAAGGCCTGCCCTCCACCGGTGACGCCCGTGACCTCCGCCTGCTGGCCGAGGTGCAGGTCGAGCTCGCCGTCGAGCTGGGCCGCGTGAAGCTGCCGCTGCGCGACCTGCTCTCACTCGGACCGGGTGCCGTGCTCGAGCTCGACCGCGCGGCCGACGCTCCCGTCGACGTCCTCGTCAACGGCTGCCTCGTCGCCCGCGGCGAGGTGGTCGTCATCGACGGCCAGTTCGGTGTCCGCGTCACCGCCGTCGTGGAGCGCTAG
- a CDS encoding OmpA family protein: MRRPHRHEDHEEHPSEAWLIALADMMTLLMVTFLMMFAISSLDLKKFQTFKEAFAQGTGTVLPQLPGEGVPTEGDVSDEPLAPEDGDPIPEASAWVPNPGGPEEPPPVIDREKFDELRKQINERVTAVGLADKVDVAADPRGLVLYVTSGVLFESGEAQLNPKGDQLLGQLGKVFRGIGNNLVVEGHTDSRPISSAQFPSNWELSTARATIVLRFLHDAQKVPSNRLSAAGYADTRPRRKGATEAAWSANRRVEIVVAAPTTTPKAVKAATSPTSATSSASPTPAPTPEPGEEGDGGH; this comes from the coding sequence GTGAGGCGCCCCCATCGGCACGAGGACCACGAGGAGCACCCGAGCGAGGCCTGGCTCATCGCCCTGGCCGACATGATGACGCTGCTCATGGTCACGTTCCTGATGATGTTCGCGATCTCGAGCCTGGACCTGAAGAAGTTCCAGACCTTCAAGGAGGCCTTCGCGCAGGGCACCGGGACGGTGCTGCCCCAGCTCCCCGGCGAGGGCGTGCCGACCGAGGGCGACGTCTCCGACGAGCCGCTCGCTCCCGAGGACGGCGACCCGATCCCGGAGGCGTCGGCCTGGGTGCCGAACCCTGGTGGCCCCGAGGAGCCACCTCCCGTCATCGACCGGGAGAAGTTCGACGAGCTCCGCAAGCAGATCAACGAGCGGGTCACGGCCGTGGGTCTCGCCGACAAGGTCGACGTCGCCGCTGATCCGCGCGGACTCGTCCTGTACGTCACCAGCGGGGTGCTCTTCGAGAGCGGCGAGGCGCAGCTCAACCCGAAGGGCGACCAGCTGCTCGGGCAGCTGGGCAAGGTCTTCCGAGGGATCGGCAACAACCTCGTCGTCGAGGGCCACACCGACAGCCGGCCCATCAGCAGCGCGCAGTTCCCCTCCAACTGGGAGCTCTCGACCGCCCGCGCCACCATCGTCCTGCGCTTCCTGCACGACGCCCAGAAGGTCCCCAGCAACCGACTGTCCGCCGCGGGCTACGCCGACACGCGGCCGCGCCGCAAGGGCGCGACCGAGGCGGCCTGGTCGGCGAACCGACGCGTGGAGATCGTCGTCGCGGCCCCGACCACGACACCGAAGGCCGTGAAGGCGGCAACGTCCCCGACGTCCGCGACCTCATCCGCGTCACCCACCCCTGCCCCGACCCCTGAACCCGGCGAGGAGGGGGACGGAGGCCACTGA
- a CDS encoding EscU/YscU/HrcU family type III secretion system export apparatus switch protein, translated as MSGEKTEKATPKKKQDLRKKGSAARSVDLPSGVSLVALVLVMPMLVGSLTGVVEEHMALLLGRADVESLAQARELTAGLLVDSVKAIALPVALVGAAALASGSLVTRSAPNPHALKPSWDRMSPAKTAKRMVSQHSLVELLRNTVKLALLALVTYGAWQDGYAKLIASGGGLESLRSIVGDATTGMLWRMALLAVVVGLADAAWQRHSFNKQSRMSHQDIQDEHKQQEGNPQAKGAMRSRQLAMARSRMVQAVPRADVVLANPTHLVVALQYVPGSAAPVVVARGAGVVADRIKAIAVEHGVPVLADKPLARALYRATEVGDTIPIELFRAVAEVLAVVYAARRRGTRPTWHPTRTEVAA; from the coding sequence GTGAGCGGTGAGAAGACCGAGAAGGCCACCCCCAAGAAGAAGCAGGACCTGCGCAAGAAGGGCTCCGCGGCCCGCTCGGTCGACCTGCCCTCCGGTGTCTCGCTCGTCGCCCTCGTGCTCGTGATGCCGATGCTCGTCGGGTCGCTCACCGGCGTCGTCGAGGAGCACATGGCGCTGCTGCTGGGTCGCGCCGACGTGGAGAGCCTCGCCCAGGCGCGCGAGCTCACCGCGGGTCTGCTGGTCGACAGCGTCAAGGCGATCGCGCTGCCGGTCGCACTGGTCGGCGCGGCCGCCCTCGCCTCGGGTTCGCTCGTCACCCGCTCAGCACCCAACCCGCACGCGCTCAAGCCGAGCTGGGACCGCATGTCGCCGGCCAAGACCGCCAAGCGGATGGTGTCGCAGCACTCCCTGGTCGAGCTGCTGCGCAACACCGTCAAGCTCGCGCTGCTCGCACTGGTCACCTACGGCGCCTGGCAGGACGGCTACGCGAAGCTGATCGCCTCGGGCGGCGGCCTGGAGTCGCTGCGCAGCATCGTCGGCGACGCGACGACCGGGATGCTCTGGCGGATGGCGCTGCTCGCCGTCGTCGTCGGCCTCGCCGACGCGGCCTGGCAGCGCCACAGCTTCAACAAGCAGTCCCGCATGAGCCACCAGGACATCCAGGACGAGCACAAGCAGCAGGAGGGCAACCCGCAGGCCAAGGGCGCGATGCGCTCCCGCCAGCTGGCGATGGCGCGCAGCCGGATGGTGCAGGCCGTCCCCCGCGCCGACGTCGTGCTGGCCAACCCGACCCACCTCGTGGTGGCGCTGCAGTACGTCCCTGGCTCGGCGGCCCCCGTCGTCGTCGCCCGGGGTGCCGGCGTGGTCGCCGACCGCATCAAGGCGATCGCCGTCGAGCACGGCGTCCCCGTGCTGGCCGACAAGCCGCTGGCCCGCGCGCTCTACCGGGCCACGGAGGTCGGCGACACCATCCCCATCGAGCTGTTCCGGGCGGTGGCGGAGGTCCTCGCCGTCGTCTACGCCGCGCGCCGCCGCGGCACCCGACCGACCTGGCACCCGACCCGCACGGAGGTGGCCGCATGA
- a CDS encoding flagellar biosynthetic protein FliR produces MPEELSALLPGTATLSAFLLVLTRTTAWVVTAPVISARGVASPGRLAVGVALALFLTPLVPVGTIPTDLPGFATLVLAQAGIGLLLGFLTGLLFSAFEVAGTLIDLAGGFSFSSLVDPLTGQPAAAFSRLFSLCFGAVLFATEGYRVIIGGFVASFRVMPLDELPALSEASAGVVGHAATTVVGAALMVAAPLLGVLFLTDVALALAARFVPQANTLSVALPVKTLIALTAGGATLALLPGHAAALIEPALRLPSEVLV; encoded by the coding sequence GTGCCCGAGGAGCTCAGCGCCCTGCTGCCGGGCACGGCCACGCTGTCGGCGTTCCTGCTCGTCCTGACCAGGACCACCGCCTGGGTCGTCACCGCCCCTGTCATCTCGGCGCGCGGCGTCGCCTCACCGGGTCGGCTGGCAGTCGGTGTCGCGCTGGCGCTGTTCCTCACCCCGCTCGTCCCCGTCGGCACGATCCCGACCGACCTCCCCGGCTTCGCCACCCTGGTCCTCGCCCAGGCCGGGATCGGCCTGCTGCTCGGCTTCCTCACCGGGCTGCTCTTCAGCGCCTTCGAGGTCGCCGGCACCCTGATCGACCTCGCCGGTGGCTTCTCGTTCTCCTCGCTCGTCGACCCCCTGACCGGCCAGCCCGCGGCGGCGTTCTCCCGGCTGTTCTCGCTCTGCTTCGGTGCCGTGCTGTTCGCCACCGAGGGCTACCGCGTCATCATCGGCGGCTTCGTCGCGTCGTTCCGGGTGATGCCCCTCGACGAGCTGCCGGCGCTGTCGGAGGCGAGCGCCGGGGTGGTGGGGCACGCCGCGACCACGGTCGTGGGGGCCGCGCTGATGGTGGCCGCCCCCCTGCTCGGCGTGCTCTTCCTCACCGACGTCGCCCTGGCGCTCGCTGCGCGCTTCGTGCCACAGGCCAACACGCTGTCGGTCGCCCTGCCCGTCAAGACCCTCATCGCCCTCACCGCGGGCGGCGCCACCCTCGCCCTCCTGCCCGGTCACGCGGCGGCGCTCATCGAGCCCGCGCTGCGGCTGCCCTCCGAGGTGCTGGTGTGA
- the fliP gene encoding flagellar type III secretion system pore protein FliP (The bacterial flagellar biogenesis protein FliP forms a type III secretion system (T3SS)-type pore required for flagellar assembly.), giving the protein MVTRVRARLPRCGEGVRRALTLVALVAGLLVTGATAASAVSIEPVRPVATVAPVAPVAPAVPGATATPRPGTTGTPGVPDLRDVGDGGTTNPVTLVLLLGSLSLLPGLLIMITAFTRIVIVLGFTRSALGTQGVPPNQVLIGLALFLTFFVMGPVLSEANDNALQPYLDGTISQSVAFERGMEPFREFMLEQVREKDLEMFVELSRAERPATPEDVATTTLIPAYVIGELRAAFLIGFVIFVPFIVLDLVISAALSAMGMAMLPPSLISLPFKLLLFVAVDGWYLITSSLVRSFG; this is encoded by the coding sequence GTGGTCACGCGCGTGCGCGCCCGCCTTCCGCGCTGCGGAGAGGGCGTCCGCCGTGCGCTGACCCTGGTCGCGCTCGTCGCCGGGCTGCTCGTCACGGGTGCGACCGCCGCGTCGGCCGTGTCCATCGAGCCGGTCCGCCCGGTCGCGACCGTGGCGCCCGTGGCGCCCGTCGCCCCCGCCGTCCCCGGTGCCACGGCGACCCCCAGGCCGGGTACGACGGGCACCCCCGGTGTGCCGGACCTGCGCGATGTGGGCGACGGCGGGACGACCAACCCGGTCACCCTCGTCCTGCTGCTCGGCTCGCTGTCCCTGCTACCCGGCCTGCTGATCATGATCACGGCGTTCACCCGCATCGTCATCGTGCTGGGCTTCACCCGCTCCGCCCTCGGCACCCAGGGCGTCCCGCCCAACCAGGTGCTCATCGGGCTGGCGCTGTTCCTCACCTTTTTCGTGATGGGGCCGGTGCTGTCGGAGGCCAACGACAACGCGCTGCAGCCCTACCTCGACGGGACGATCTCGCAGTCGGTGGCGTTCGAGCGCGGCATGGAGCCGTTCCGCGAGTTCATGCTGGAGCAGGTCCGCGAGAAGGACCTCGAGATGTTCGTCGAGCTGTCCCGCGCGGAGCGGCCCGCGACCCCCGAGGACGTCGCCACGACGACGCTCATCCCGGCGTACGTCATCGGCGAGCTGCGGGCGGCGTTCCTCATCGGCTTCGTCATCTTCGTGCCGTTCATCGTGCTCGACCTCGTCATCAGCGCCGCGCTGTCGGCGATGGGCATGGCGATGCTGCCGCCGTCGCTCATCTCGCTGCCCTTCAAGCTGCTGCTGTTCGTGGCGGTCGACGGCTGGTACCTCATCACCTCGTCGCTGGTCAGGAGCTTCGGATGA
- a CDS encoding flagellar biosynthesis protein FlhA has product MTSPTKARGGRGAAVGVPLIVVSVVIMMVVPLPPLLLDMLLATNLAVAVVILLTAITAERALDFSVFPALLLVTTLMRLALNISTTRLILTEGEAGKVVHAFGSVVVGGSLVVGLVIFLILVIIQFVVITNGAGRVAEVAARFTLDAMPGKQMAIDADLNSGLIDDAQARQRRLDVSREADFYGSMDGASKFVKGDAIAAIVIVTVNLLGGFAIGVLQHGMTLSEAIGTYALLSVGDGLVSQVPALLISVASGIVVTRVQSDHDGGLGSDLVTQLLRSSLALRVGAVAVAALGLMPQMPKLPFLALAGLLLLLAARNPSPTEDPAVAEPAAESEQTEVVLEQVRVEPLELELAPDLLDLLDPSRGGSLMDRVRALRKRIATDLGLVVPPVRTRDAMGLPASTYVVKVHGVETARGEAPPGHSMVLGDDARGLPGRATVDPVFGLPATWVQDELAQVLAAEGATVIDRASVIVTHLSEVVRSCAADLLTRQDVQVLVDAVKTISPVVAAEVGTESLSLAEVQRVLRELLAEGVPVRDLTRILEAVTARSRETRSPEALVEAARGVLGPTISAGASVGGRLAALTLDPLLEQSLLESARGGDSGSWLALDPIRMEQLVQGIGDAVSTAEASGHRPAVVCAAQLRPAVRRMVAAGRPDLPVLAYSELSRSLTVDPVGVIHLAQRAAA; this is encoded by the coding sequence ATGACCAGCCCGACGAAGGCACGAGGCGGTCGGGGAGCGGCCGTCGGCGTACCCCTGATCGTGGTGAGCGTCGTCATCATGATGGTGGTGCCGCTGCCGCCGCTGCTGCTCGACATGCTGCTGGCCACCAACCTCGCGGTCGCCGTCGTCATCCTGCTCACCGCCATCACCGCCGAGCGCGCGCTGGACTTCAGCGTCTTCCCCGCCCTGCTGCTCGTCACGACGCTGATGCGGCTCGCGCTCAACATCTCGACGACGAGGCTCATCCTCACCGAGGGCGAGGCGGGCAAGGTCGTGCACGCCTTCGGCTCCGTCGTCGTCGGCGGCAGCCTCGTGGTCGGTCTCGTGATCTTCCTGATCCTCGTCATCATCCAGTTCGTCGTCATCACCAACGGCGCCGGTCGCGTCGCCGAGGTGGCCGCCCGCTTCACCCTCGACGCGATGCCCGGCAAGCAGATGGCCATCGACGCCGACCTCAACTCCGGGCTCATCGACGACGCGCAGGCCCGGCAACGGCGCCTCGACGTCTCCCGCGAGGCCGACTTCTACGGCTCGATGGACGGTGCCTCGAAGTTCGTGAAGGGCGACGCGATCGCGGCGATCGTCATCGTGACGGTCAACCTGCTCGGCGGCTTCGCGATCGGGGTGCTGCAGCACGGGATGACGCTGTCCGAGGCGATCGGCACCTACGCCCTGCTCTCGGTCGGCGACGGACTCGTCTCGCAGGTGCCCGCACTGCTCATCTCGGTGGCCAGCGGCATCGTCGTCACCCGGGTGCAGAGCGACCACGATGGGGGCCTCGGCTCCGACCTCGTCACGCAGCTGCTGCGGTCGTCGCTGGCGCTGCGCGTCGGTGCGGTCGCGGTCGCAGCCCTCGGCCTGATGCCCCAGATGCCCAAGCTGCCCTTCCTCGCCCTGGCCGGGCTGCTCCTCCTGCTCGCCGCACGCAACCCCTCTCCCACCGAGGACCCTGCGGTCGCCGAGCCGGCGGCGGAGAGCGAGCAGACCGAGGTGGTGCTCGAGCAGGTCCGGGTCGAGCCGCTCGAGCTCGAGCTGGCCCCCGACCTGCTCGACCTGCTCGACCCGAGCCGCGGCGGCAGCCTGATGGACCGGGTGCGGGCCCTGCGCAAGCGGATCGCGACCGACCTCGGCCTGGTCGTGCCGCCGGTCCGCACCCGCGACGCCATGGGGCTGCCCGCCTCCACCTACGTCGTCAAGGTGCACGGCGTCGAGACCGCCCGCGGCGAGGCGCCGCCCGGGCACTCCATGGTGCTGGGCGACGACGCCCGGGGCCTGCCGGGACGCGCCACCGTCGACCCGGTGTTCGGCCTGCCCGCGACGTGGGTGCAGGACGAGCTGGCCCAGGTGCTGGCCGCCGAGGGGGCCACGGTCATCGACCGCGCCTCGGTCATCGTCACGCACCTGTCGGAGGTGGTCCGCAGCTGCGCCGCCGACCTGCTGACCCGGCAGGACGTGCAGGTCCTCGTCGACGCGGTGAAGACGATCTCGCCGGTCGTCGCGGCCGAGGTCGGCACCGAGTCGCTGTCGCTGGCCGAGGTGCAGCGGGTCCTGCGCGAGCTGCTCGCCGAGGGTGTCCCGGTCCGCGACCTGACCCGCATCCTCGAGGCCGTCACGGCCCGCTCCCGCGAGACCCGCAGCCCCGAGGCCCTCGTGGAGGCGGCTCGTGGCGTGCTCGGTCCGACGATCTCCGCAGGGGCGTCGGTCGGCGGCAGGCTCGCCGCGCTGACCCTCGACCCGCTGCTCGAGCAGTCACTGCTCGAGTCGGCCCGGGGAGGCGACAGCGGCAGCTGGCTCGCCCTCGACCCGATCCGCATGGAGCAGCTCGTCCAGGGCATCGGTGACGCCGTCAGCACCGCGGAGGCGTCGGGGCACCGACCGGCTGTGGTGTGCGCCGCGCAGCTGCGCCCCGCCGTACGCCGGATGGTCGCCGCTGGACGTCCTGACCTTCCCGTGCTCGCCTACAGCGAGCTGTCCCGCTCGCTCACCGTCGACCCCGTGGGGGTGATCCACCTTGCCCAGCGTGCCGCAGCCTGA
- a CDS encoding flagellar biosynthetic protein FliQ, producing MTESDIVNIAGQALLLAAKLSGPLLIVALVIGVVVSLLQAVFQVQDQTLSMVPKLAIGGAVLAVTGGWMLRITVDFTAELWSRIPELVG from the coding sequence ATGACCGAGTCCGACATCGTCAACATCGCCGGCCAGGCGCTGCTGCTGGCCGCCAAGCTCTCCGGCCCGCTGCTCATCGTGGCCCTCGTCATCGGCGTCGTGGTGAGCCTCCTGCAGGCGGTCTTCCAGGTGCAGGACCAGACGCTGTCGATGGTGCCCAAGCTCGCCATCGGTGGCGCGGTGCTTGCCGTGACCGGCGGCTGGATGCTGCGCATCACGGTCGACTTCACCGCCGAGCTGTGGTCACGGATCCCGGAGCTGGTGGGCTAG
- a CDS encoding FliM/FliN family flagellar motor switch protein: MAASLFDFRDPLPMPSGAHRLVAAIADAAPRVGLVLGLATGRSVVITCTAPRRAALVEVASPGAVWAPLLCGLPDPGLLLVPVEAAVALADLLMGGPGEPESRATTALEQALLLQHLVPALRPLAEALADRGVTTFEAGAVSDEELPPGTGEVLALPLDVVLPTGAALVVTVCLPAKSLLPSDAAPHPAAPTPVAHAALADVPVDVSLRLPTTRVSADQVEDLVPGDVLRLEPGAEGALVGVLACSAGDLTVLTAALGRRGRRRAVQVGSVLTATTHTSGGR; this comes from the coding sequence GTGGCCGCCTCACTGTTCGACTTCCGGGACCCGCTCCCGATGCCGTCGGGCGCGCACCGCCTCGTCGCGGCGATCGCGGACGCCGCGCCGCGGGTGGGCCTGGTCCTCGGGCTCGCCACCGGCCGCTCGGTCGTCATCACCTGCACGGCACCCCGTCGGGCGGCTCTCGTGGAGGTCGCGAGCCCCGGCGCGGTCTGGGCGCCCCTGCTCTGCGGCCTGCCCGACCCGGGTCTGCTGCTCGTCCCGGTCGAGGCGGCCGTGGCCCTCGCCGACCTGCTCATGGGTGGTCCCGGCGAGCCGGAGTCCCGAGCCACGACGGCGCTGGAGCAGGCGCTGCTGCTGCAGCACCTCGTGCCCGCCCTCCGCCCGCTGGCCGAGGCCCTCGCCGACCGTGGCGTGACGACCTTCGAAGCCGGTGCGGTCTCCGACGAGGAGCTGCCGCCCGGCACCGGCGAGGTGCTTGCCCTGCCCCTCGACGTCGTGCTCCCGACCGGTGCCGCGCTGGTCGTCACGGTCTGCCTGCCGGCAAAGTCGCTGCTGCCGAGCGACGCGGCACCGCACCCCGCCGCACCGACCCCCGTAGCGCACGCCGCCCTCGCCGACGTCCCCGTCGACGTCAGCCTGCGCCTGCCGACCACGCGCGTCTCCGCCGACCAGGTCGAGGACCTCGTGCCCGGCGACGTCCTTCGGCTCGAGCCCGGCGCCGAGGGGGCACTGGTCGGCGTGCTCGCCTGCAGCGCCGGTGACCTCACCGTCCTCACCGCGGCCCTCGGCCGGCGTGGCCGCCGCCGGGCCGTCCAGGTCGGCTCGGTCCTCACCGCCACCACCCACACCTCCGGAGGACGCTGA